GAGCTCAAGCACGGGCCCATCGCGCTGATCGAACCCGGGCAGCCGGTGTTCGTGATCGTGCCCTCGCCGCGCGAAGCGCCGGTGATGCACTCCAAGGTCGTGTCGAACATCCGCGAGATCCACGCCCGCGGCGCCCGCGTCATCGCGATCGCCGAAGAGGGGGATGCCGCCGTCCTCCCGATCTCGGACGAGGTGCTTCGCGTCCCGCTCGCGGGCGCGATGTTCGAGCCGCTGCTGGCGGTCGTGCCGCTGCACATCTTCGCGATGGGGCTCGCCACGGCGAAGGGGCTGGATGTCGATCAGCCCCGCAACCTCGCGAAGTCCGTCACGGTCGAGTAGCGGGCGCCTCCGCGCGCCCGGGCCGCTCGGGGCGACCCCACCGGGCCCGACCGCCGGCGCGGCGTGCACGAACTCAGGCTGACCGCGGCGACGCGCCGTGGCCCGGGGCGTGTCGGACCGGCCCTGCCTGAGTTCCGTCACGCGGTCGGCGCCATGCGGGGCGCGATAGTGTGGCGGATGCCGCGCACGCACGGGCAGATTCGCCGGGCCGCGGCCGGAAGGAGTTGCGCGTGATCGTCGGCATCGGCATCGACCTGGTCGACATCGCGCGCTTCGAGAACGTGATCGCCCGCACGCCGCGCCTGCTCGAGCGGCTGTTCTCGCCCGCCGAACGCGAACTCAGGCCCCGCTCGCTCGCGGCCCGCTACGCCGCCAAGGAGGCGCTCATCAAGGCGCTCGGCGGCTCCGAAGGCCTGCACTGGACCGAGATCGAGATCACTCCCGAGGCATCGGGACGACCGTGGTTCACACTCACGGGGTCCACGGCCTCCGTCGTCGACGAGCGCGGCATCACGGGCCTGCACCTGTCGATGTCGCACGACGGCGGCTTCGCCACCGCGTACGTCGTCGCGGAAGCCGCGGATGCCGCAGCGCCCGCCGACCGACCCGCCGGAGCGCCCGCATGACGCTCATGCCGCCCGGGATCCTGCGCGAGGCGACCGTCGACGTCGGAGCCATCGCCGCCAACATCCGGCACCTCCGGCGGCTCACCGACGCCGAGGTCATCGCCGTCGTCAAGGCCGACGGCTACGGCCACGGCGCGGCCCGCTCGGCCGCGGCCGCCCTCGACGGGGGAGCCGCGCGGCTCGGCGTCGCCGACGTGACCGAGGCGCTGGCGCTGCGCCGCGCGGGCATCGATGCGCCGATCCTGTCGTGGCTGCACGCGCCGGGCGCGTCCTTCGCCGAGGCCGCGGCGCACGGGATCGAGCTCGGCGTCTCGAGCGCCGACCAGCTCATGGCCGCCGCCGCGGCGGCATCCGTCGACCGGCCGGTCGTGGTCCACCTCAAGCTCGAGACCGGCCTCGGCCGCAACGGCATCGCGCCCGGCGACTGGCAGGTCGTGCTCTCCGAGGCGGCGCGGCTCGAGCGCATCGGCAAGATCAGGGTCGTCGGCGTGTTCAGCCACCTGTCGAACACCACGGAGGCCGACGACCGGCAGGCGCTGACGGTGTTCAAAGAGGGGCTGGGCGTGGCGGCATCCGTCGGCCTCACGCCGCGCCTGTGGCACATCGCCGCGACGCACGCCGCGATCGCGCTGCCCGAGGCTCGCCTCGGCTGCGTGCGCGTCGGCATCGGCATGTACGGGCTGTCGCCGTTCGCCGACAAGACCAGCGCCGACCTGGGCCTGCGGCCCGCGATGACGCTGCGCGCACCGGTCGTGGCGGTGCGCCGCGTGCCGGCCGGGCAGGGCGTG
This region of Microbacterium thalassium genomic DNA includes:
- the alr gene encoding alanine racemase, which produces MPPGILREATVDVGAIAANIRHLRRLTDAEVIAVVKADGYGHGAARSAAAALDGGAARLGVADVTEALALRRAGIDAPILSWLHAPGASFAEAAAHGIELGVSSADQLMAAAAAASVDRPVVVHLKLETGLGRNGIAPGDWQVVLSEAARLERIGKIRVVGVFSHLSNTTEADDRQALTVFKEGLGVAASVGLTPRLWHIAATHAAIALPEARLGCVRVGIGMYGLSPFADKTSADLGLRPAMTLRAPVVAVRRVPAGQGVSYGYTHRTERETTLALVPLGYADGVPRQASSWGPVTIGGRRFTVAGRIAMDQFVVDVGDHPVAVGDEAVLFGDPTLGVPSADEWADAAGTINYEIVTRIGPRVHRRQVSA
- a CDS encoding holo-ACP synthase; translation: MIVGIGIDLVDIARFENVIARTPRLLERLFSPAERELRPRSLAARYAAKEALIKALGGSEGLHWTEIEITPEASGRPWFTLTGSTASVVDERGITGLHLSMSHDGGFATAYVVAEAADAAAPADRPAGAPA